The genomic DNA GAAGCGTGTGCGCGAATGGGCTTCGACAGAAATAACATCTTCACGCCAGCAGGGCGCATTCTGGCGGCAGCGTGATGAGGAAGCTATTCGGCTGTAAATTGTAAATGCGTCAGCCGTTGCTCGGGGTTTAGGTTTACGTTTTACTTACAGCCGCCGTGCGGAAGACGAATTGCTCTCCCGCACGGTAGCCTCAAATCCTCTCACTTCGTCCCGATGCACACCACACATGTCGGCTTCCGGGCGAGCGGGCCTTCGAGGTTGCACGTCGCCACGTACAGCTTGCCGCCGTGGGCGGTCACGCCGCCGTAGACCATGCCGGGGGCGCGGACGGCCGGGTCGGCGCCGAGGTCGAGCTTCCACTTGCCGGCGCCGTCCTTCAGGTCAATTGCGTGGATGACGCCGTTGAGATCGCCCGCGTACACCACGCCACCAGCCACGGCCGGCGGAGCGAATAGTGGCGTCTTCGCCTCGTAAATCCACCGGCGGTCGCCGTCGGCCAGGTTGAACGCCCGGACCTTGCCGTCGGTCGCCGTGCAAACTGCCAGGCCGTCCGCCAGGGCGACGCAGCCGACGATGCCGCCGGGCACGTCCTTCGTCCACTTCGGGGCGCCGGTCGCCAAGTCGAACGCCGCCAGATTCCCCTTCGCCCCCTTGAGCTTCGTGTAGTAGTAGCCGACAGAACTACCCGAGACGACCACGGTGTTCCCGAGGACCGAGGCGCCGCCCCACGGGTTCAGGGCGAGCGGCTTCGTCCAGAGCGTTTCGCCAGTCGCGGCGTTCAAGCAGTAAAGTGCCCGCTCGCCGACCTTCTCCTGGTCCAGGTAGCTCGTGCAGACGAGAACCTTGTCCCCGGTCACGCACACCGGCGCGTCCACGTGCCACTTGACCTCGCCCTTCTTCCAGACCACCTTCGGGGCCGGCTTGAGCAGGTCGTCCTCACTCGGCGGGACAGCCAGGTCCTTGTCCTTCTTCTTGTCCTCCTCGAACTTCGCCAGGAGCTGCTTCCACTTCTCGTCCTGCAACTTC from Fimbriiglobus ruber includes the following:
- a CDS encoding PQQ-binding-like beta-propeller repeat protein, which encodes MPTRFAALAILAALAAPLPAADPGPWATYRGNPQRTGNTDNQPGPAAPAVLWTIRSQDHFVASPVPVGTSVYLSGLGAFNRPAIALYPAGGTGEPKATWARSAPYLRLASVSSPAVSGNYLVFGDGMHQDSGGVLHCLTADTGRPIWQLPMPGDLIHLEGAPTVADGKVYMGAGAGGVLCVDLTKVTLDGKEYTPAEIEKLQDEKWKQLLAKFEEDKKKDKDLAVPPSEDDLLKPAPKVVWKKGEVKWHVDAPVCVTGDKVLVCTSYLDQEKVGERALYCLNAATGETLWTKPLALNPWGGASVLGNTVVVSGSSVGYYYTKLKGAKGNLAAFDLATGAPKWTKDVPGGIVGCVALADGLAVCTATDGKVRAFNLADGDRRWIYEAKTPLFAPPAVAGGVVYAGDLNGVIHAIDLKDGAGKWKLDLGADPAVRAPGMVYGGVTAHGGKLYVATCNLEGPLARKPTCVVCIGTK